A portion of the Manduca sexta isolate Smith_Timp_Sample1 chromosome 20, JHU_Msex_v1.0, whole genome shotgun sequence genome contains these proteins:
- the LOC115448131 gene encoding moesin/ezrin/radixin homolog 1 isoform X1 — translation MVAGGKQMNVRVTTMDAELEFAIQQTTTGKQLFDQVVKTIGLREVWFFGLQYTDSKGDLTWIKLYKKVMQQDVKKENPLQFKFRAKFYPEDVADELIQEITLKLFYLQVKNAILSDEIYCPPETSVLLASYAVQARHGDHNPSVHGPGFLANDRLLPQRVTDQHKMSREEWEQSITNWWQEHRGMLREDAMMEYLKIAQDLEMYGVNYFEIRNKKNTELWLGVDALGLNIYEKDDKLTPKIGFPWSEIRNISFNDRKFIIKPIDKKAPDFVFFAPRVRVNKRILALCMGNHELYMRRRKPDTIDVQQMKAQAREEKLAKQAQREKLQLEIAARERAEKKQQEYEDRLRQMQEEMERSQANLLEAQDMIRRLEEQLRQLQAAKEELERRQNELQAMMQRLEETKNMEAAERAKLEEEIRAKQEEVMRIQTEVEQKDTETRRLQEEVEEARRKQDEAAAALAAATTPQHHHVSESGAETAEAEGAEGADGDGSDGGSESGVGELTRAPDDLVDPLAERRTLAERSERLHNQLKVPHSTTHSHLHHTRAGGPAGRAPHARRALRAPPQPAQGAALYYSLTLTPHASWWTRWPSAARSPSAPSASTTSSRCRTLLLTHTYTTRELVDPLAERRTLAERSERLHNQLKVPHSTTHSHLHHTRAGGPAGRAPHARRALRAPPQPAQGAALYYSLTLTPHASWWTRWPSAARSPSAPSASTTSSRCRTLLLTHTYTTRELVDPLAERRTLAERSERLHNQLKVPHSTTHSHLHHTRAGGPAGRAPHARRALRAPPQPAQGAEARPGAVARRDQGDRHGQDPPRERASGPRQVQDPARDPQGQHQAARRPVREHVTGHRHPLTYTPFCTFDTSRDTPREWTDCARESLYTPFCHTCNVCCCVSARDRHCPFIYKS, via the exons GTGATGCAACAGGACGTTAAGAAGGAAAATCCGCTGCAGTTCAAGTTCCGAGCCAAATTCTATCCTGAGGACGTCGCCGACGAACTCATACAGGAGATCACACTCAAGCTCTTCTACCTTCAG GTGAAGAATGCAATCCTATCAGACGAGATATACTGCCCGCCGGAGACGTCGGTGTTGCTCGCGTCGTACGCGGTGCAGGCGCGGCACGGAGACCACAACCCCTCCGTGCACGGGCCCGGCTTCCTCGCCAACGACCGCCTGCTGCCGCAGCGGGTCACCGACCAACATAAG ATGTCCCGCGAAGAGTGGGAGCAGAGCATCACGAACTGGTGGCAGGAGCACCGCGGGATGCTGCGCGAGGACGCCATGATGGAGTACCTGAAGATCGCGCAGGACCTGGAGATGTACGGCGTCAACTACTTCGAGATCAGGAACAAGAAGAACACCGAGCTGTGGCTCGGCGTCGACGCGCTCGGACTCAACATATACGAGAAGGATGACAA ACTAACACCGAAAATCGGCTTCCCATGGTCTGAAATCCGCAACATATCGTTCAACGACCGCAAGTTCATAATCAAGCCGATCGACAAGAAGGCGCCGGACTTCGTGTTCTTCGCGCCGCGTGTTCGCGTCAACAAGCGCATCCTCGCGCTGTGTATGGGCAACCACGAGCTGTACATGCGCCGGCGCAAGCCCGACACCATCGACGTGCAGCAGATGAAGGCGCAGGCCAGGGAGGAGAAACTCGCCAAGCAGGCGCAGAG AGAGAAGCTGCAGCTGGAGATCGCGGCTCGCGAGCGTGCCGAGAAGAAACAGCAGGAGTACGAGGACAGACTCCGCCAGATGCAGGAGGAGATGGAACGTTCACAG GCGAATCTCCTGGAAGCGCAGGACATGATCAGACGACTGGAGGAGCAGCTGCGTCAGCTGCAGGCCGCCAAGGAGGAGCTCGAGCGTCGCCAGAACGAGCTGCAGGCTATGATGCAGCGGCTAGAGGAGACCAAG AACATGGAGGCGGCCGAGCGCGCCAAGTTGGAGGAGGAGATCCGCGCCAAGCAGGAGGAGGTCATGCGCATACAGACCGAGGTCGAGCAGAAGGACACCGAGACGCGCCGCCTGCAGGAGGAGGTCGAGGAGGCGCGCCGCAAGCAG GACGAGGCGGcagcggcgctggcggcggccACGACCCCGCAGCACCACCACGTGTCGGAGAGCGGCGCGGAGACAGCGGAGGCGGAGGGCGCGGAGGGCGCGGACGGCGACGGCTCGGACGGCGGCTCCGAGTCCGGCGTGGGCGAGCTGACGCGCGCGCCCGACGACCTG GTGGACCCGCTGGCCGAGCGCCGCACGCTCGCCGAGCGCTCCGAGCGCCTCCACAACCAGCTCAAGGTGCCGCACTCTACTACTCACTCACACTTACACCACACGCGAGCTGGTGGACCCGCTGGCCGAGCGCCGCACGCTCGCCGAGCGCTCCGAGCGCCTCCACAACCAGCTCAAGGTGCCGCACTCTACTACTCACTCACACTTACACCACACGCGAGCTGGTGGACCCGCTGGCCGAGCGCCGCACGCTCGCCGAGCGCTCCGAGCGCCTCCACAACCAGCTCAAGGTGCCGCACTCTACTACTCACTCACACTTACACCACACGCGAGCTGGTGGACCCGCTGGCCGAGCGCCGCACGCTCGCCGAGCGCTCCGAGCGCCTCCACAACCAGCTCAAGGTGCCGCACTCTACTACTCACTCACACTTACACCACACGCGAGCTGGTGGACCCGCTGGCCGAGCGCCGCACGCTCGCCGAGCGCTCCGAGCGCCTCCACAACCAGCTCAAGGTGCCGCACTCTACTACTCACTCACACTTACACCACACGCGAGCTGGTGGACCCGCTGGCCGAGCGCCGCACGCTCGCCGAGCGCTCCGAGCGCCTCCACAACCAGCTCAAGGTGCCGCACTCTACTACTCACTCACACTTACACCACACGCGAGCTGGTGGACCCGCTGGCCGAGCGCCGCACGCTCGCCGAGCGCTCCGAGCGCCTCCACAACCAGCTCAAGGTGCCGCACTCTACTACTCACTCACACTTACACCACACGCGAGCTGGTGGACCCGCTGGCCGAGCGCCGCACGCTCGCCGAGCGCTCCGAGCGCCTCCACAACCAGCTCAAG GCGCTGAAGCAAGACCTGGCGCAGTCGCGCGACGAGACCAAGGAGACCGCCATGGACAAGATCCACCGCGAGAACGTGCGTCAGGGCCGCGACAAGTACAAGACCCTGCGCGAGATCCGCAAGGGCAACACCAAGCGGCGCGTCGACCAGTTCGAGAACATGTAACCGGACACCGCCACCCACTCACGTATACACCATTTTGTACTTTTGATACGTCACGTGACACGCCGCGTGAGTGGACCGACTGCGCCCGCGAGTCATTATATACACCCTTTTGCCACACATGTAATGTTTGTTGTTGCGTGAGCGCACGCGACCGACACTGtccttttatttacaaatcatga
- the LOC115448131 gene encoding moesin/ezrin/radixin homolog 1 isoform X2 yields MPKSMNVRVTTMDAELEFAIQQTTTGKQLFDQVVKTIGLREVWFFGLQYTDSKGDLTWIKLYKKVMQQDVKKENPLQFKFRAKFYPEDVADELIQEITLKLFYLQVKNAILSDEIYCPPETSVLLASYAVQARHGDHNPSVHGPGFLANDRLLPQRVTDQHKMSREEWEQSITNWWQEHRGMLREDAMMEYLKIAQDLEMYGVNYFEIRNKKNTELWLGVDALGLNIYEKDDKLTPKIGFPWSEIRNISFNDRKFIIKPIDKKAPDFVFFAPRVRVNKRILALCMGNHELYMRRRKPDTIDVQQMKAQAREEKLAKQAQREKLQLEIAARERAEKKQQEYEDRLRQMQEEMERSQANLLEAQDMIRRLEEQLRQLQAAKEELERRQNELQAMMQRLEETKNMEAAERAKLEEEIRAKQEEVMRIQTEVEQKDTETRRLQEEVEEARRKQDEAAAALAAATTPQHHHVSESGAETAEAEGAEGADGDGSDGGSESGVGELTRAPDDLVDPLAERRTLAERSERLHNQLKVPHSTTHSHLHHTRAGGPAGRAPHARRALRAPPQPAQGAALYYSLTLTPHASWWTRWPSAARSPSAPSASTTSSRCRTLLLTHTYTTRELVDPLAERRTLAERSERLHNQLKVPHSTTHSHLHHTRAGGPAGRAPHARRALRAPPQPAQGAALYYSLTLTPHASWWTRWPSAARSPSAPSASTTSSRCRTLLLTHTYTTRELVDPLAERRTLAERSERLHNQLKVPHSTTHSHLHHTRAGGPAGRAPHARRALRAPPQPAQGAEARPGAVARRDQGDRHGQDPPRERASGPRQVQDPARDPQGQHQAARRPVREHVTGHRHPLTYTPFCTFDTSRDTPREWTDCARESLYTPFCHTCNVCCCVSARDRHCPFIYKS; encoded by the exons GTGATGCAACAGGACGTTAAGAAGGAAAATCCGCTGCAGTTCAAGTTCCGAGCCAAATTCTATCCTGAGGACGTCGCCGACGAACTCATACAGGAGATCACACTCAAGCTCTTCTACCTTCAG GTGAAGAATGCAATCCTATCAGACGAGATATACTGCCCGCCGGAGACGTCGGTGTTGCTCGCGTCGTACGCGGTGCAGGCGCGGCACGGAGACCACAACCCCTCCGTGCACGGGCCCGGCTTCCTCGCCAACGACCGCCTGCTGCCGCAGCGGGTCACCGACCAACATAAG ATGTCCCGCGAAGAGTGGGAGCAGAGCATCACGAACTGGTGGCAGGAGCACCGCGGGATGCTGCGCGAGGACGCCATGATGGAGTACCTGAAGATCGCGCAGGACCTGGAGATGTACGGCGTCAACTACTTCGAGATCAGGAACAAGAAGAACACCGAGCTGTGGCTCGGCGTCGACGCGCTCGGACTCAACATATACGAGAAGGATGACAA ACTAACACCGAAAATCGGCTTCCCATGGTCTGAAATCCGCAACATATCGTTCAACGACCGCAAGTTCATAATCAAGCCGATCGACAAGAAGGCGCCGGACTTCGTGTTCTTCGCGCCGCGTGTTCGCGTCAACAAGCGCATCCTCGCGCTGTGTATGGGCAACCACGAGCTGTACATGCGCCGGCGCAAGCCCGACACCATCGACGTGCAGCAGATGAAGGCGCAGGCCAGGGAGGAGAAACTCGCCAAGCAGGCGCAGAG AGAGAAGCTGCAGCTGGAGATCGCGGCTCGCGAGCGTGCCGAGAAGAAACAGCAGGAGTACGAGGACAGACTCCGCCAGATGCAGGAGGAGATGGAACGTTCACAG GCGAATCTCCTGGAAGCGCAGGACATGATCAGACGACTGGAGGAGCAGCTGCGTCAGCTGCAGGCCGCCAAGGAGGAGCTCGAGCGTCGCCAGAACGAGCTGCAGGCTATGATGCAGCGGCTAGAGGAGACCAAG AACATGGAGGCGGCCGAGCGCGCCAAGTTGGAGGAGGAGATCCGCGCCAAGCAGGAGGAGGTCATGCGCATACAGACCGAGGTCGAGCAGAAGGACACCGAGACGCGCCGCCTGCAGGAGGAGGTCGAGGAGGCGCGCCGCAAGCAG GACGAGGCGGcagcggcgctggcggcggccACGACCCCGCAGCACCACCACGTGTCGGAGAGCGGCGCGGAGACAGCGGAGGCGGAGGGCGCGGAGGGCGCGGACGGCGACGGCTCGGACGGCGGCTCCGAGTCCGGCGTGGGCGAGCTGACGCGCGCGCCCGACGACCTG GTGGACCCGCTGGCCGAGCGCCGCACGCTCGCCGAGCGCTCCGAGCGCCTCCACAACCAGCTCAAGGTGCCGCACTCTACTACTCACTCACACTTACACCACACGCGAGCTGGTGGACCCGCTGGCCGAGCGCCGCACGCTCGCCGAGCGCTCCGAGCGCCTCCACAACCAGCTCAAGGTGCCGCACTCTACTACTCACTCACACTTACACCACACGCGAGCTGGTGGACCCGCTGGCCGAGCGCCGCACGCTCGCCGAGCGCTCCGAGCGCCTCCACAACCAGCTCAAGGTGCCGCACTCTACTACTCACTCACACTTACACCACACGCGAGCTGGTGGACCCGCTGGCCGAGCGCCGCACGCTCGCCGAGCGCTCCGAGCGCCTCCACAACCAGCTCAAGGTGCCGCACTCTACTACTCACTCACACTTACACCACACGCGAGCTGGTGGACCCGCTGGCCGAGCGCCGCACGCTCGCCGAGCGCTCCGAGCGCCTCCACAACCAGCTCAAGGTGCCGCACTCTACTACTCACTCACACTTACACCACACGCGAGCTGGTGGACCCGCTGGCCGAGCGCCGCACGCTCGCCGAGCGCTCCGAGCGCCTCCACAACCAGCTCAAGGTGCCGCACTCTACTACTCACTCACACTTACACCACACGCGAGCTGGTGGACCCGCTGGCCGAGCGCCGCACGCTCGCCGAGCGCTCCGAGCGCCTCCACAACCAGCTCAAGGTGCCGCACTCTACTACTCACTCACACTTACACCACACGCGAGCTGGTGGACCCGCTGGCCGAGCGCCGCACGCTCGCCGAGCGCTCCGAGCGCCTCCACAACCAGCTCAAG GCGCTGAAGCAAGACCTGGCGCAGTCGCGCGACGAGACCAAGGAGACCGCCATGGACAAGATCCACCGCGAGAACGTGCGTCAGGGCCGCGACAAGTACAAGACCCTGCGCGAGATCCGCAAGGGCAACACCAAGCGGCGCGTCGACCAGTTCGAGAACATGTAACCGGACACCGCCACCCACTCACGTATACACCATTTTGTACTTTTGATACGTCACGTGACACGCCGCGTGAGTGGACCGACTGCGCCCGCGAGTCATTATATACACCCTTTTGCCACACATGTAATGTTTGTTGTTGCGTGAGCGCACGCGACCGACACTGtccttttatttacaaatcatga